The stretch of DNA GGACGAGGACGAACCGTCCTCGTGATTTCCGTAAAAAAAGAAACCCCGCGTGAAAGCGGGGTTTTTCTGTATTCGCCTTGTTCGGCGGCGGTGTGTCCGTATCGGTCGCGCCGGGTGCTTTGCGATGACGTAGGGGCCGACCGACGGCGCGCCGTTCAGGTCGGCCCGTTTTTTTATCTAAGGTAGCCCTCACCCCGGCCCGTCGGCGCGTCGCTCCCACAGGGAGAGGTAGAATGCGGTAAGCCCTCACCCTAGACCGTGAGCGGATGTTTCTTCTTAGAAGGGAGAGTGGACACTCCGTCACCATCTGACTTTCCGCTCACCGAGGCGTCGGTCGGGCCGCCGGTCGTTTCACGTACAGCGGCCTGATGCGCGCCGGGTCGTCCGTCTCCCCCCGGACGAGACGCTCCCAGGCCAGTGTCCCCAGGTGTACCGGGGACACCCAGTCGGGTCGGCGGAGGACTCGACCGGCCGTTTTTTTTATAAATTCGAGGTCCGAGCCGATGTACGCCCCGGCCGGGTAGCGCGCGCCGAGTTCGCCCGCGGGAACAAGCCCACACCCGCCGAGCGGCTCCCCGTCCCGGAAAAGCTGTGCGTAGTAGAGCCCCGCCCCCGCCGGAAGGGTGGCGCAGACGGTCTCTCCCTCCCGCAACTCCCCCTTTGCCCCGCGTGCGATGCAGTCCAGACTGCCCACCCCGATGAGCTTCAATCCGAGAGATTCCACCAGCCCCAGGGCGGTGGCCAGCCCCACCCGGATGCCGGTGAAGGAGCCGGGTCCCAGAGCCACGGCGACGGCGGATAAATTTTCCCAGGTCAGGTCGGTTTCTTCCAGGCAGCCCCGCGCCGCGGAAAGGAGCCTCGCCCCGCCGGTCTCGGTCGGCGCGATCTCCCGCCGGGCGACGGGTTCGCCATTCTCGAAGAGGGCGGCGCCGCCGCGGCGGGTGGCCGTGGCCAGGGCGATCAGACGTTCCAACTTTCCACCCCCGCCAAGAGGTGCAGGTGCCCCGCGTCGGTGGTCGTGAGGACCGCTCTGCGCCCCGTCCCCTCGAAGTCGAGTGCGATGCGCAGTCCGCCGACGTCTAGAAAACCGCGTTCGGCCCACTCTACCGCCAGCACCCCCTCCGGTCCCGGGAGCTCGTCCAGGCCCAGCTCCGCCGTCGGATCCCCCCCGGCCTCGAACCGGTAC from bacterium encodes:
- the tsaB gene encoding tRNA (adenosine(37)-N6)-threonylcarbamoyltransferase complex dimerization subunit type 1 TsaB, giving the protein MERLIALATATRRGGAALFENGEPVARREIAPTETGGARLLSAARGCLEETDLTWENLSAVAVALGPGSFTGIRVGLATALGLVESLGLKLIGVGSLDCIARGAKGELREGETVCATLPAGAGLYYAQLFRDGEPLGGCGLVPAGELGARYPAGAYIGSDLEFIKKTAGRVLRRPDWVSPVHLGTLAWERLVRGETDDPARIRPLYVKRPAARPTPR